A DNA window from Camelina sativa cultivar DH55 chromosome 17, Cs, whole genome shotgun sequence contains the following coding sequences:
- the LOC104756077 gene encoding uncharacterized protein LOC104756077 — protein MDSILCTALEEICCQGNTGIPLVSLWSRLSPPPLSPSVKSHLWRNLLAVPQLHFKAKNTVYEPSDSSIQRLEEALRLDLRIVANEKLRGNFVGLYDAQSNNTTISAIQRRILERLAVARANGVAQNLLAKEFGIEGRNFFYIVKHLESRGLVVKQPAIVRTKEVDGEGDTKTTSCISTNMIYLSRYAKPLGSQQRFEICKEDSLLDTPMKEQEATKDDTLIKDFLPAMQAICDKLEEAKDKVLVVSDVKQDLGYLGSHSRHRAWRSVCRRLTDSHVVEEFDAVVNNKVERCLRLLKRFSAKDFNYSGKKQLLKFGRSIQKTEQTLELPIDNQIYDMVDAEGSKGLPVMEVCERLGIDKKKSYSRLYSICSRVGMHLQAESHKKTRVFRVWTSGNAGSECSDLFPEKAETLSRENSAPANDFGTPHDTGGLAQTSIERSLAVSDADFATPARLPENNSGVLHFATPERLTDPESNSGVANYSPSNAKRRNVLTRRNLQESFHESCDKVVDATMGSPDLALSEMNHLALSQLPKPKVHQTQPITVENSRRERRILERLNEEKFVVRAELHKWLLSLEKDRSSKVDRKTIDRILNRLQEEGLCNCMNISVPNVTNCGRNRSSVVVFHPSVQSLTPDIVGEIHNKIRSFELGIRGQNVWKRKSNEPIPILNDVQRGQSNVDLDARASKSGAMRANGFVLAKMVRVKLLHCFLWDYFSSLPSWDDAFSSVHDQKFENLFALEDAFRAMPLELFLQVVGSTQKADDMMKKCKQNMRLSELPGEEYKLLMDTLATGRLSMLIDILRRLKLIQMVSSRLRRDEIEEKYANLTHAMELKPYIEEPVFVAATSNVISLDFRPRIRHDFILSNRDAVDEYWLTLEYCYAAADHRAAKLAFPGSVVQEVFRFRSWASDCVMTTEQRAKLLQRIANDEKEKLSFKECEKIAKDLNLTLEQVMHVYHAKHGRRAKSKSKDKYFTVDNSPPPSSGKRKRATLVKTTGEGIRSMIVDGEKVLNSDAVGASNSENFQNSLEEDQTPIPMHQEHSQQENAEIRDLTEDEGQCSSIINQHASSKTTTTSSQRFSWTDEADRKLLTQYVRHRAALGAKFHGVIWASVPELPASPLACKRRVQILMKNDKFRKAIMRLCNLLSERYAKHLETKQKYLPESNKSHVLVRHISPVTGGTDSGSVKHGKDICSDEEKWDDFNEKSISQAFNDVLDLKKLAKLVAPKRTRTGSREWSNRDIVDEGSEMVPPSNHSEDIHNVSVDQVKDTSRRSGHYRLHQNVKPADEKDNGSIQVRKSLAVSTAAELLKLVFLSMPTAPGMPNLLEDTLRRYSERDLFTAYSYLRDKKFLVGGSGGQPFVLSQNFLHSISKSPFPVNTGKRAAKFSSWLLERERDLMSGAVALTSDLQCGDILNFFSLIASGELSISVSLPEEGVGEPGDRRGLKRRADDIEESEGDSAKKLKLLGEGEINFRKEKGFPGIAVSVRRVTLPAANTIQLFKDDDSRTGELHFKSEETNSGCDSDDMKEIFNSTESTVVPSSLGDSPWQVMASFTNCIMSESAGEEVSLSSPRVFETVSNALQKAGDQGLSIEEVHRLIDISSQGICDCIVDVLQTFGVALKVNGYNNLRVVHSFYESKYFLTLEEGGTSQKGPQSLPVNYLERAVGEHRSTDFVASGYSTSQDKQEHLAGNSVHKVTILNLPEMAQTSGSHEASIKAPSVTFGTSIEGETKGPTSGKSPVPIFPWVNADGSINKVVFDGLVRRVLGTVMQNPGILEDEIINLMDILNPQSCRKLLELMTLDGYMRVKEMVQTKYTGPPSLLAGLLSTGPRKPEFIRRKHFFANSTGLFAL, from the exons ATGGATTCGATACTATGCACGGCACTAGAGGAGATCTGTTGTCAAGGAAATACAGGGATCCCACTCGTTTCTCTCTGGTCACgcctctctcctcctcctctttctccTTCCGTCAAGTCTCATCTCTGGAGAAACCTTCTCGCTGTCCCTCAGCTCCACTTCAAGGCCAAGAACACTGTCTACGAACCATCTGATTCTTCAATCCAACGGCTGGAAGAAGCTCTCAGACTCGATTTGAGGATCGTCGCTAATGAGAAGCTTCGAGGTAACTTCGTTGGCTTGTACGATGCTCAGTCCAATAACACCACCATTTCCGCTATTCAACGCCGCATTCTTGAGCGCCTTGCTGTTGCTCG AGCCAATGGAGTTGCACAAAATCTGCTTGCGAAAGAGTTTGGTATCGAAGGGAGGAACTTCTTTTATATTGTGAAGCACCTTGAGTCTCGAGGTTTAGTTGTTAAGCAACCAGCTATTGTGAGAACAAAGGAAGTTGATGGTGAAGGTGATACCAAAACCACCTCATGTATTAGCACCAATATGATTTACTTGAGTCGTTACGCCAAGCCTTTGGGTTCCCAGCAGAGGTTTGAAATTTGCAAAGAGGACTCTTTGTTGGACACACCAATGAAGGAGCAAGAGGCTACTAAAGATGATACGcttattaaagattttttaccAGCTATGCAGGCAATTTGTgataagcttgaagaagctaaAGACAAG GTTCTAGTTGTCTCGGACGTTAAGCAAGACCTTGGTTATCTGGGATCACATTCAAGGCATAGAGCTTGGAGAagt GTTTGTCGCCGGTTGACAGATTCTCatgtagtggaggagtttgatgCTGTGGTAAACAATAAG GTTGAACGCTGCCTCCGTTTGTTAAAAAGATTTTCAGCCAAAGATTTCAACTACTCTGGGAAAAAGCAACTTCTAAAATTTGGAAGGAGTAttcaaaaaacagaacaaacttTGGAGCTTCCGATAGATAATCAAATTTATGATATGGTTGATGCTGAAGGATCCAAAGGCTTGCCTGTGATGGAG GTATGCGAAAGACTTGGAattgacaagaagaagagctaCTCTCGGCTTTATAGTATTTGTTCAAGAGTGGGGATGCATTTACAGGCAGAAAGCCACAAGAAGACTAGAGTATTTCGAGTTTGGACTTCTGGTAATGCTGGGTCCGAGTGTTCTGATCTGTTTCCCGAGAAAGCTGAAACTCTTAGCAGGGAAAATAGTGCACCAGCTAATGATTTTGGCACACCTCATGATACTGGGGGATTGGCTCAGACCTCCATTGAACGCAGTCTTGCAGTTTCTGATGCTGACTTTGCTACACCTGCAAGGTTACCTGAAAACAATTCAGGAGTTCTCCACTTTGCTACACCTGAAAGGTTAACTGATCCTGAAAGCAATTCAGGAGTTGCCAACTATTCCCCATCTAATGCCAAAAGAAGAAATGTCCTTACACGTCGTAACTTACAAGAATCATTTCATGAGAGTTGTGATAAGGTTGTTGATGCTACAATGGGGTCCCCTGATTTGGCTTTGTCAGAAATGAACCATCTCGCTCTATCTCAGCTGCCCAAACCAAAGGTGCATCAAACTCAGCCGATTACTGTTGAAAACTCTCGAAGAGAGCGGAGAATACTTGAGCGCTTAAAT GAGGAGAAGTTTGTTGTGAGAGCCGAGCTACATAAATGGCTTCTCAGTCTTGAGAAGGACAGGAGCTCCAAAGTGGATAGGAAAACCATAGACAGAATTCTGAACAGGCTTCAAGAAGAAGGACTCTGCAATTGCATGAACATTAGTGTCCCAAATGTTACTAATTGTGGTCGTAATCGTAGCTCTGTAGTAGTTTTTCATCCATCTGTTCAAAGTCTGACTCCTGACATAGTTGGCGAAATTCATAATAAGATTAGGTCTTTTGAACTGGGAATCCGTGGCCAGAACGTATGGAAGAGGAAAAGTAACGAGCCAATTCCGATATTGAATGACGTTCAGAGAGGTCAATCTAATGTGGATTTGGATGCGCGTGCTAGCAAATCAGGAGCCATGCGAGCCAATGGGTTTGTGCTTGCAAAGATGGTTCGTGTGAAGCTCTTACATTGTTTTCTTTGGGACTATTTTAGTTCTTTGCCTAGCTGGGACGATGCCTTTTCGTCTGTACATGATCAgaaatttgagaatttgtttgCACTTGAAGATGCTTTTAGGGCCATGCCACTCGAACTATTTTTACAAGTTGTTGGATCTACTCAGAAAGCTGATGATATGATGAAGAAATGCAAACAAAATATGCGTCTTTCTGAGCTTCCTGGCGAAGAGTATAAGCTTCTAATGGATACTCTTGCGACTGGGAGATTATCGATGCTTATCGATATTTTACGCCGGTTGAag ttgaTTCAGATGGTAAGTAGTAGACTCAGACGCGATGAAATTGAGGAGAAGTATGCTAATCTAACACATGCAATGGAGCTTAAGCCTTACATAGAGGAACCTGTGTTTGTTGCTGCTACATCCAATGTCATATCTCTTGATTTTCGTCCACGTATTCGACATGATTTTATTCTATCAAACAGAGATGCTGTTGATGAATATTGGCTAACTTTAGAATATTGCTATGCTGCTGCCGATCACAGAGCTGCTAAGCTAGCATTTCCGGGATCTGTTGTTCAAGAG GTTTTCCGTTTCCGCTCTTGGGCCTCAGATTGTGTCATGACAACGGAACAGCGTGCTAAGCTCTTACAGCGCATTGCAAACGATGAGAAGGAAAAACTCTCATTCAAAGAGTGTGAGAAAATTGCTAAGGATCTGAACCTGACCTTAGAGCAG GTTATGCACGTCTATCATGCGAAGCATGGAAGACGCGCGAAATCCAAATcgaaagataaatattttactGTAGATAATAGCCCTCCTCCATCTTccgggaaaagaaaaagagcaaCTCTCGTAAAGACTACAGGAGAAGGTATCAGATCCATGATAGTAGATGGAGAAAAGGTTCTAAATTCTGATGCCGTTGGTGCCTCAAATAGTgagaattttcaaaattcattGGAAGAGGACCAGACCCCCATTCCGATGCATCAGGAGCATAGTCAACAAGAAAATGCAGAGATCAGGGATCTTACAGAAGATGAAGGCCAGTGTTCTTCTATTATCAACCAGCATGCAAGTTCAAAGACCACAACAACTTCTTCACAAAGATTTTCGTGGACAGATGAGGCTGACAG GAAATTGTTGACTCAATATGTTAGACACCGTGCAGCTCTTGGGGCGAAATTTCATGGAGTAATATGGGCTTCAGTTCCAGAACTGCCTGCCTCTCCTTTAGCTTGCAAGCGAAGGGTTCAAATATTGATGAAGAATGATAAATTTCGGAAGGCAATCATGAGGCTTTGCAATCTGCTAAGTGAGCGTTATGCAAAACATCTTGAGACAAAACAGAAATATTTACCGGAGAGCAACAAGTCACATGTTCTTGTTAGACATATATCCCCTGTAACTGGTGGAACGGATTCTGGTTCTGTTAAGCATGGTAAAGATATATGTTCTGATGAAGAAAAATGGGATGACTTCAATGAAAAGAGTATAAGTCAAGCATTTAATGATGTTCTTGATCTCAAGAAGTTGGCTAAACTGGTGGCCCCTAAACGGACGAGAACTGGCTCTCGGGAATGGTCAAACAGAGATATAGTTGATGAG GGGAGTGAAATGGTTCCACCTTCAAATCACTCAGAGGACATTCACAATGTATCTGTGGATCAAGTTAAAGATACATCTCGACGATCTGGACATTATCGCCTTCATCAAAATGTTAAGCCTGCAGATGAAAAGGACAATGGTAGTATACAAGTACGGAAATCTCTGGCAGTTTCTACTGCTGCAGAACTGTTAAAGCTTGTCTTTCTGAGTATGCCTACCGCACCTGGTATGCCAAATTTGCTGGAAGATACCTTACGACGTTATTCGGAGAGAGACCTCTTTACAGCCTATAGCTACCTCCGAGACAAAAAATTCCTG GTTGGTGGAAGTGGTGGACAGCCGTTTGTGCTTTCTCAAAACTTCTTGCATAGTATTTCAAAGTCTCCATTCCCAGTTAATACTGGGAAAAGAGCAGCCAAGTTCTCCAGCTGGCTTCTCGAACGTGAAAGAGACCTTATGTCCGGGGCAGTCGCTCTTACTTCGGATTTGCAATGTGgcgatattttaaatttcttttcatTGATTGCTTCTGGTGAACTCTCTATATCTGTATCCTTGCCTGAAGAAGGTGTTGGAGAGCCTGGTGATCGAAGAGGTTTAAAACGTAGGGCTGATGACATAGAAGAATCTGAAGGTGATAGTGCTAAGAAATTAAAGCTACTAGGTGAAGGTGAAATCAACTTCCGAAAGGAAAAGGGTTTTCCTGGTATAGCAGTATCTGTTCGACGTGTAACTCTACCAGCAGCTAATACAATACAGTTGTTTAAAGATGATGACTCTCGCACTGGTGAACTTCATTTCAAGTCGGAAGAAACGAATAGTGGCTGTGATTCTGATGACATGAAAGAAATTTTTAACTCTACGGAATCTACTGTCGTACCAAGCAGTCTAGGTGATTCTCCCTGGCAAGTGATGGCCAGTTTTACTAATTGCATTATGTCCGAATCAGCAGGTGAGGAAGTGAGTTTATCCAGTCCCAGGGTTTTTGAAACCGTTTCCAATGCCCTTCAGAAGGCTGGCGACCAAGGTTTAAGCATTGAAGAAGTCCACCGTCTTATTGATATCTCAA GCCAAGGAATTTGTGACTGCATTGTAGATGTACTTCAAACATTTGGGGTAGCTTTAAAG GTAAATGGATATAATAACTTGCGTGTTGTCCATTCCTTCTACGAATCAAAATACTTCTTGACATTGGAGGAGGGTGGAACTTCCCAAAAAGGTCCACAGTCTCTACCAGTGAACTACCTGGAAAGAGCTGTTGGGGAACATAGGTCAACAGATTTTGTTGCTAGCGGCTACAGTACTTCACAGGACAAGCAAGAGCATCTCGCTGGGAATAGCGTTCACAAGGTTACAATACTTAACCTTCCTGAAATGGCTCAAACGAGCGGTTCGCACGAAGCATCTATCAAAGCTCCATCTGTTACTTTTGGAACGAGTATCGAAGGTGAAACAAAGGGTCCAACTTCTGGAAAGTCACCTGTGCCTATATTTCCATGGGTAAACGCAGATGGGTCAATAAATAAAGTTGTCTTTGATGGACTAGTTCGCCGTGTTCTTGGTACCGTGATGCAAAACCCCGGTATTCTAGAG GACGAGATCATAAACTTAATGGACATACTAAATCCTCAg AGCTGTAGAAAGCTTCTGGAGCTAATGACACTGGACGGGTATATGAGAGTGAAGGAAATGGTGCAAACCAAATACACGGGTCCTCCGTCTCTATTAGCCGGTCTTCTCTCAACCGGTCCAAGAAAACCGGAGTTTATCCGCCGGAAACACTTCTTCGCCAACTCCACGGGACTCTTTGCCTTGTAA
- the LOC104756075 gene encoding protein ELF4-LIKE 4-like — translation MEGDVLSGFGDRHNVDGKLLQGFQKSFVDVQDILDQNRLLINEINQNHESKQPDNLSRNVGLIKELNNNIRRVASLYGDLSHSFARSVDASSEGESSGTLKSDGKANQKRFRSG, via the coding sequence atgGAAGGAGATGTGTTGTCAGGATTTGGAGACAGACACAATGTGGATGGTAAATTGTTGCAGGGTTTCCAGAAGAGCTTTGTGGATGTTCAAGACATTTTGGATCAGAACCGTTTACTGATCAACGAGATCAATCAGAACCATGAGTCCAAACAACCGGATAATTTGAGTAGAAACGTGGGATTGATTAAAGAGCTCAACAACAATATCAGAAGAGTGGCTAGCCTTTACGGTGACCTCTCTCATTCTTTTGCAAGATCAGTTGATGCTTCATCAGAAGGTGAATCTAGTGGTACTTTGAAATCTGATGGGAAAGCTAACCAAAAGAGATTTAGATCCGGttag
- the LOC104756078 gene encoding uncharacterized protein LOC104756078 isoform X2 — protein MFGTVEDYEEMLQHSAFLESRSRSLSSTNQTGNPVAYKLVRVAGDGRLVPATDEEMLEVKELLEKNENDMPVLPDPIQTEEYIPDEGSPSQFLQLDCFEGLYEPETAEAYTEIFDPGLFQSETAEAYTENLNSRLEEFQSEALLREPVRFPSNGCSMNQCRDVAPYSNATGSPKEPALSTAASKPEVSRVAGEICLDNLSIKSLQDTFRAKFGRETTCKSKQWLKRRITMGMINSSIVPTTSLTIYDNKLVGGSQDTSDAFSNDTVDEARAMESKDTPSRPDCLKGHSNDFGRSPVETFVDHYSGNEDFEGEDRSAKRVRKPTRRYIEEISKPSEKQQSDESMIPSKDQGSIEAVSSGGRVVVTRMVSLAGSRIQVPYVSHVRRSRPRENIMALGEFHSKSWEVKATPDKSNLNLSPSQWNNDVNRVSGVKSASGPVKKESGKGHLKPISNEVDQDYMDSENLDSSGESSDDNNRVDLPITQSGIRRKHHRAWTVTEVEKLVEGVTKYGVGKWSEIKKVSFSSFVYRTPVDLKDKWRNLRRACFTQTPSNRMGGPNKQGSMAIPTHIMLQVRELAQKQSPVRKGSRVVVKGSSRNGFL, from the exons ATGTTTGGAACTGTGGAAGACTATGAAGAGATGCTTCAACACAGTGCTTTTCTTGAGTCAAGAAGTAGATCACTTTCTTCAACAAATCAAACTGGAAATCCTGTTGCGTACAAGCTTGTCCGG GTTGCAGGAGATGGGAGACTAGTTCCTGCAACTGATGAAGAAATGTTGGAGGTCAAAGAGTTACTTGAGAAGAATGAGAATGATATGCCTGTTTTGCCAGATCCTATACAGACTGAGGAGTACATTCCCGACGAAGGTTCACCTTCTCAGTTTCTGCAGCTAGATTGTTTTGAAG GCTTATATGAGCCGGAAACTGCAGAAGCATATACAGAAATTTTTGATCCGGGCTTATTTCAGTCAGAAACTGCAgaggcatatacagaaaatttGAATTCTCGACTTGAG GAATTCCAATCCGAGGCTTTGCTGCGGGAGCCAGTTCGTTTTCCATCAAATGGATGCAGTATGAATCAATGTAGGGATGTGGCACCATACTCAAATGCTACAGGTAGTCCTAAAGAACCTGCATTGTCAACTGCTGCGTCTAAACCTGAAGTTTCTAGAGTAGCAGGCGAGATATGCTTGGATAATCTTTCAATCAAATCATTACAAGATACATTCAGAGCAAAGTTTGGTCGTGAAACTACTTGCAAGAGCAAACAATGGCTGAAAAGGAGGATCACAATGGGAATGATTAATTCATCTATTGTTCCAACAACTAGCCTGACAATTTATGATAACAAACTTGTTGGTGGAAGTCAAGATACAAGTGATGCTTTTAGCAACGATACAGTAGATGAAGCAAGAGCTATGGAAAGCAAAGATACGCCATCTAGGCCTGATTGCTTAAAGGGacattcaaatgattttggGCGTAGTCCTGTTGAGACTTTTGTGGACCATTATTCTGGGAATGAAGATTTTGAAGGTGAAGATAGGTCTGCAAAAAGAGTTAGGAAGCCTACTAGAAGATACATTGAAGAAATTTCAAAACCCAGTGAAAAACAGCAAAGTGATGAGTCAATGATCCCTTCAAAAGATCAGGGCTCTATTGAAGCCGTTTCTTCAGGAGGGAGAGTTGTTGTCACCAGGATGGTATCCCTTGCTGGTTCCAGAATTCAGGTTCCCTATGTTTCTCATGTAAGGAGAAGCCGtccaagagaaaacataatgGCACTTGGG GAATTTCATTCCAAGTCATGGGAGGTGAAAGCTACTCCAGACAAGAGTAACCTGAATCTAAGCCCATCTCAGTGGAACAATGATGTGAACCGAGTTTCAGGTGTCAAATCTGCTTCTGGACCTGTCAAGAAAGAA AGCGGTAAGGGCCATTTAAAACCAATTTCTAATGAGGTGGATCAAGACTACATGGATTCAGAGAACTTAGATTCATCTGGAGAGAGCTCAGATGATAATAATCGCGTTGATCTACCAATCACGCAAAGTGGAATTAGAAGGAAGCATCATCGAGCTTGGACTGTCACTGAAGTTGAAAAACTTGTCGAAGGTGTGACGAAATATGGAGTAGGGAAATGGTCTGAGATCAAAAAGGTTTCATTTTCATCATTCGTGTACCGTACCCCTGTTGATCTCAAG GACAAATGGCGAAATTTACGGAGAGCATGCTTTACTCAAACTCCATCAAACAGGATG GGAGGTCCAAATAAACAGGGGTCAATGGCCATTCCTACACACATTATGTTGCAGGTAAGAGAGCTTGCTCAGAAACAGTCACCGGTTCGCAAGGGTAGTAGAGTAGTAGTGAAAGGATCATCAAGAAATGGTTTCTTGTAG
- the LOC104756078 gene encoding uncharacterized protein LOC104756078 isoform X1 has protein sequence MFGTVEDYEEMLQHSAFLESRSRSLSSTNQTGNPVAYKLVRVAGDGRLVPATDEEMLEVKELLEKNENDMPVLPDPIQTEEYIPDEGSPSQFLQLDCFEGLYEPETAEAYTEIFDPGLFQSETAEAYTENLNSRLESKEEWYKSQMLFSLPETKFQISNVQEFQSEALLREPVRFPSNGCSMNQCRDVAPYSNATGSPKEPALSTAASKPEVSRVAGEICLDNLSIKSLQDTFRAKFGRETTCKSKQWLKRRITMGMINSSIVPTTSLTIYDNKLVGGSQDTSDAFSNDTVDEARAMESKDTPSRPDCLKGHSNDFGRSPVETFVDHYSGNEDFEGEDRSAKRVRKPTRRYIEEISKPSEKQQSDESMIPSKDQGSIEAVSSGGRVVVTRMVSLAGSRIQVPYVSHVRRSRPRENIMALGEFHSKSWEVKATPDKSNLNLSPSQWNNDVNRVSGVKSASGPVKKESGKGHLKPISNEVDQDYMDSENLDSSGESSDDNNRVDLPITQSGIRRKHHRAWTVTEVEKLVEGVTKYGVGKWSEIKKVSFSSFVYRTPVDLKDKWRNLRRACFTQTPSNRMGGPNKQGSMAIPTHIMLQVRELAQKQSPVRKGSRVVVKGSSRNGFL, from the exons ATGTTTGGAACTGTGGAAGACTATGAAGAGATGCTTCAACACAGTGCTTTTCTTGAGTCAAGAAGTAGATCACTTTCTTCAACAAATCAAACTGGAAATCCTGTTGCGTACAAGCTTGTCCGG GTTGCAGGAGATGGGAGACTAGTTCCTGCAACTGATGAAGAAATGTTGGAGGTCAAAGAGTTACTTGAGAAGAATGAGAATGATATGCCTGTTTTGCCAGATCCTATACAGACTGAGGAGTACATTCCCGACGAAGGTTCACCTTCTCAGTTTCTGCAGCTAGATTGTTTTGAAG GCTTATATGAGCCGGAAACTGCAGAAGCATATACAGAAATTTTTGATCCGGGCTTATTTCAGTCAGAAACTGCAgaggcatatacagaaaatttGAATTCTCGACTTGAG TCTAAAGAAGAATGGTATAAATCTCAGATGCTTTTTTCTCTTCCGGAGACCAAATTTCAGATTTCTAATGTGCAGGAATTCCAATCCGAGGCTTTGCTGCGGGAGCCAGTTCGTTTTCCATCAAATGGATGCAGTATGAATCAATGTAGGGATGTGGCACCATACTCAAATGCTACAGGTAGTCCTAAAGAACCTGCATTGTCAACTGCTGCGTCTAAACCTGAAGTTTCTAGAGTAGCAGGCGAGATATGCTTGGATAATCTTTCAATCAAATCATTACAAGATACATTCAGAGCAAAGTTTGGTCGTGAAACTACTTGCAAGAGCAAACAATGGCTGAAAAGGAGGATCACAATGGGAATGATTAATTCATCTATTGTTCCAACAACTAGCCTGACAATTTATGATAACAAACTTGTTGGTGGAAGTCAAGATACAAGTGATGCTTTTAGCAACGATACAGTAGATGAAGCAAGAGCTATGGAAAGCAAAGATACGCCATCTAGGCCTGATTGCTTAAAGGGacattcaaatgattttggGCGTAGTCCTGTTGAGACTTTTGTGGACCATTATTCTGGGAATGAAGATTTTGAAGGTGAAGATAGGTCTGCAAAAAGAGTTAGGAAGCCTACTAGAAGATACATTGAAGAAATTTCAAAACCCAGTGAAAAACAGCAAAGTGATGAGTCAATGATCCCTTCAAAAGATCAGGGCTCTATTGAAGCCGTTTCTTCAGGAGGGAGAGTTGTTGTCACCAGGATGGTATCCCTTGCTGGTTCCAGAATTCAGGTTCCCTATGTTTCTCATGTAAGGAGAAGCCGtccaagagaaaacataatgGCACTTGGG GAATTTCATTCCAAGTCATGGGAGGTGAAAGCTACTCCAGACAAGAGTAACCTGAATCTAAGCCCATCTCAGTGGAACAATGATGTGAACCGAGTTTCAGGTGTCAAATCTGCTTCTGGACCTGTCAAGAAAGAA AGCGGTAAGGGCCATTTAAAACCAATTTCTAATGAGGTGGATCAAGACTACATGGATTCAGAGAACTTAGATTCATCTGGAGAGAGCTCAGATGATAATAATCGCGTTGATCTACCAATCACGCAAAGTGGAATTAGAAGGAAGCATCATCGAGCTTGGACTGTCACTGAAGTTGAAAAACTTGTCGAAGGTGTGACGAAATATGGAGTAGGGAAATGGTCTGAGATCAAAAAGGTTTCATTTTCATCATTCGTGTACCGTACCCCTGTTGATCTCAAG GACAAATGGCGAAATTTACGGAGAGCATGCTTTACTCAAACTCCATCAAACAGGATG GGAGGTCCAAATAAACAGGGGTCAATGGCCATTCCTACACACATTATGTTGCAGGTAAGAGAGCTTGCTCAGAAACAGTCACCGGTTCGCAAGGGTAGTAGAGTAGTAGTGAAAGGATCATCAAGAAATGGTTTCTTGTAG